tCTGAAAGTTTTGGGATCCATTATTCCCTGTAGGTGGAATTTTTCTGGGGGAccagaatggctgtttttcaaacaaatgacaccaaaattacagGGAACCTAGTCTTGCCTGTTCGCTAAAGCCCCTCCCCTGACCAGGTTTCAAGTATATTGTATCAAGGGGTCTAATTCTAAACACCCTTGAACCAGATATTATTTGCTTGAAGTatctatatcccacctttttctCAAAATACCCAAAGACTTGTATATATTTGGTGAAGGAAGAAATCCTACTTCTTCAAAAGGTAGAACTTCTGAGCAGGATTATCAGGAAGCTCTAGGGTAGATCAAAGTCAAACATGACACAGAAGAGCCACTTTACTTGCCATTGTTTCCCCCCGTTATCATTATGATAGCCCATATTAATTTGCTACCTGGCAGTTAAAATATTTCTCTCTGGTATGTGGGGTCAGCAGATGCAtaggtaaaaaaaggtaaagatagtcccgtgcaagcacagagtcattactgacccatggggggacgttgcatcatgttttcttggcagacttttgttgcagggtggtttgccattgccttccccagtcacctacactttgccttcaggaaactgggtactcattttactgacttcggaaggatggaaagctgactcaaccttgagctggctacctgaacccggcttctgccaggatagaactccggttgtgagcagagcttgggctgcagtactgcagcttaccactctgcgccatgaggcTCCTTGAGCAGATGCATAttcagaccaaaaaaaaaaaaagagatttgtTTCTATAGGAAATGCTGGTACTGAGTCATTCAGGATTTATCACTACAGATTTGAAAGGCATAGCTTTTTTCAGTTCATGTCAATCATATAATCCCCTCCTTTCAATTACAGTTTGAGGTTCTTGCATCCCTTATTGAATCAACCATCACCTCTGAGGGGGATGGATGAAGAGGGATAGTGTTACCTGCATGGATTCTCAGGACAGTTTGTCAAAATGGCCTGTTTCAAGGGAACATTTCCCAAGCTAGGTTGCTCACTCCATAgcgtcccattttattcaacagtgcttactcccaggaaagtgtcttagTACTGCAGTAAGTGACCAAGGTTATGGGAGGAAgaccaatgttaaaaacatgTAATTCCACACAGTAAGAGGGCACAAAAGCATTCAAGAGCAAACTTTATTGATCATATTAAGATTCAAATAGTTTTATGATCTTggtctctccttcttgcctttgtaCAAGGCTAACAGAGAAACGTTTGCTACTTTGACAACTTTGAAACGAACTCCAGGAATGTCACCAACAGCATGACCCTTCCGACCAAATCCAGCTACCAGAACCTCGTCATTCTCCTGCAATTATACAAAAAAGGTCATTTCATACTAATTCACAGTATAAGTTAAGTGTATAAAAATAAGCTTTGAGCTCTGCTGATTGACGGAAAAGCGAAAGATAAATAAATTTAGTTCTTGAAACTGAAGTTGCATGCCTTCCATCAACCTTATCATGGGATCCAACCTACTGTATACTAGGGCAACAGTGTAAAAATCACAAGTGTTAGGTCAATAAGATCAGTTAAATTAAGTTAGATTAAAAGCTCTTTTAAACACAAGTTTATGGTTTTTCACAGGTTTTAAAAGGCAAAAGTattctgagaggtaggttaggctgaatgtgtgtgactggtccaagatcacccagcaaggttccacgtcaagagtggagatctgaactgTGTCTCAGTCTGACTCTCTCAGTCTTTCACAAgcttattgtggcataagctgtTGTGAACCAGAGtccactttatcagatgcataaACAGTTGCATGCAGTTTGGAGAGCTACCAGATGAACATAATACTTCATGCATCCGATGAACTGTCTCAAGACAGCTTATGTCACAATAAATTAATTGGTCTTTTAAGGCGTCAGAAAGTTCTTTTTTTAATCCCCATTTCTGCCATTTACAAAGCAATGAGATGTACTagtaaaaacctgtttttcatatACAGCTCCTCCTCTGAAAAGGTTGGATAAGTTATTTACCTCAATAAAGTTCAAACAGCCATCATTAGGAACAAAGGCTGTTATTTTCTTGCCATTCTTGATAAGCTGGACTCTGACACACTTCCTGATGGCAGAATTCGGCTGCTTAGCCTCTACACCACTAAAATGGAAATAATGAAGATACATGCATATTTATTGTCAGAACAATAGTCTCTGGTTAGGACAACCAAATTCATCAAGAAGTTAATTGCAAGTAGGCACATTTTACAGAAATACCAATCAAACTAGAACTATCAGAAGGAATATCAATACATGCGCATGCCTTAGATTCACTTAGGTGAAAATACCCTTCAGGAAACAACAACTATGAAAAAGTCCCAATGTATTATTTGATGTGACTGAATCCTTCAAGAGAGATTTTAAATTCCCAACATCACTTTGAGGTATATTAAcgccacattttttttttacttaaaggGCAAGGAGTTATATAACTTAATCAGAAATAATTTGAAAATTAACTAGCATTGACACTCACTCACTTTCTTGCTTCTATTGGTTTTTATTCATTTTCCTGCACAAACATTTACTACAAAAATAGCATTAACGATTTTCTAGAATGTCAGTACAGTATTGAGCAAGGGACTGAAATTTTCTTGTGCTAACACTGGTAATGTTTTCTAATCAATAGGTGTTGGCAGTGCAGTAGATGCTAATAATGTGTATTCATGTATACTTAAATGCTCTTAAGTGCAGTAGATGCTAATAATGTGTATTCATGTATACTTAAATGCTCTTAAGATGCATTTACTGCCAGGGCCACTGTAGAGCACAAGACTCTTTACCAGAACCGGGATAGATGCTTTCAGTCAAAAGTAATAGCAAAAGAAACTATGAGATGAAACTCACACTTTTTCCAGGACTATTCCTTTAGCATGGGAAGCTCCGCCAAAGGGGTTGGCCTTCAGAGCAGTGCCCAAGTGAGCCTTCTTATACTGCTTGTCGTGCCACTTCTGATCCCGGCGGTGACTGCGCAGCTTCCTAGCAGTACGAAGCCCACGGCACTTACCTAAGAACCAGAACATTAGACACAACAACCACAAACAGTTaacagtaaataaattaatagaaGTACATGTCTCAATCCAACTCTTGTTTATAAGCTGTAATGAGATTCATAGCAGCCAAAAGTCCAGTCAGTAATTCTGCTGTCCTTTCATGAAATTCCTTCTAAATACAGAATCTGGAACCACAGCCACACCACTAACAGAGACGCTACGCTGAAGCATTACAACCAGAATGAGACATGCACAAAATCTTCCTCTAGGCAAGAAACAGAAATTGTAACATAAAGCTCAGCTTCAACCACATCCCTGCTTACCTACCGAGTATTTCATAATGCATAACCGATGGGAGAAAGATACATAACATTTGCTCACATCACCTTTCAATTGTTGGACTACCCCCGTTAGGTCATGTTCTCAAAGGAGAGTTTTCCCGAGAACCGAGAGAAAGCGACAGAAATCACAGTCTGAGGGCACAGGCTGGCCGCGGAACAGATTTCCGCCTCGGCTGCTCTTTGCCTTCAGAGCCCCTCCGGAGAGGGCACGTGGGGCCGACTTCCCAGGAAGCCGCCCGCGTGGCTCGGCTCTCTAGAGGCCGAGAGGGGCCTACTcccaggagggaggagaaagagaggcGGGTGATGCACAGAGATGCAGAAGCCCTCTTCCCCACACTGCAGCTGCTGCCAAGGCCGCCGCTGACCACCGAGCGGGGCTCCCCCGGCCAGCGCTACTCACCCATCCTGCCGAGCGCGGACGCCGAAGAAAGAGAAAGACCCACAATCCAGCACGACGCACTCTCCTCACCCCGGGGGCCTCACTAAAAGGAAAGGGCTGACTAACTTAGTGCCTAGTCAGAGACACGTTACCCATCATGCATCACCGCTTGGGTGAGAGATTGGACAGGCAATATGGCGGTCGCTGAGGATTGCATTGTGGGGGTTGTAGTCTGCAACTCGTCGTCTCACTCCACGGGAGGACTTTTTCTATGCCCGGGCTCTCCCTGAGATAGAGGCGAGAGAAATTCGTATCCAAGGTGCATTCAGTCAAGCTcacaccccaccacaaattttgttagtcttataggtgctattggactcctgTTCTTTTGTACTgcgacagactaacacgactacccatcttgatctaaagcGAGAGAGAGAAGTGTTTAAGGCGCGCAACCCTCATGGGCGCTTCCAATAGAACTGGATATCGTTTTAATTCCCAGCACTAAGACAGAGAGTTTGAGTCTCTCTCCCTCACAGAGATTGCAAAGACTTAGAAAACCACCGCTGACAGCGCTTTTGAAATGAAAGCCGGTAGTTTATATTATCCCACGTTCCTCTCCCAGAGCAGGCCACTGAGGCGCCCTCTGACAGCAGctcacagtgcgatcctaagcagttactccagtcaaagcccattcaTTTCGATAGGCTCatactggcgtaactctgcttaggatcgggCCGCTAACCCCGGATGTGAGGCTCTGTGGGGTCAGGCGCGAAGGGGTCGCCCTGCGGGGGTCCTCGTTGAGGCTGCCGAGTCTTTCTCTCGTTGCCTTTGCAGCAGGACGGGTGAGGAGAAGGAGCGGGTGGGTGATGTGTGGCCCGTTGGAGTGTCTCGGTTCTGGCGCAGCTCCACGTGCCTTGGCTAGCTTGGCAGGGGTGGGTGAGCCTGAAATTGGCGAGTAGGCGTTCCCTCTTCTGCAAGAGATGGGTTGCTGCGTTAGACTGTCCTTCGCATACACATTTAAAAAGGTACGAGGGAGAAACTTTAGATTTATCtggtgaaagcttatgctagggCACGTGTTGTAGCCACGCTCCAGCTGGATGGAGATTTccagctgaggccccttcccaagccctgccctccccaggctcctcccaacctggagctggcactcCAATGAGGTGTCAATGGATTCCTGTTTTATTATACCAGGGACATTTCTAAAAGAAAAGGAAGCTTGTTGGAAGATGCTCAGAGCCCGCTTAtaggaagggcggggtataagttgaataaaat
This genomic window from Eublepharis macularius isolate TG4126 chromosome 8, MPM_Emac_v1.0, whole genome shotgun sequence contains:
- the RPS23 gene encoding 40S ribosomal protein S23, translated to MGKCRGLRTARKLRSHRRDQKWHDKQYKKAHLGTALKANPFGGASHAKGIVLEKVGVEAKQPNSAIRKCVRVQLIKNGKKITAFVPNDGCLNFIEENDEVLVAGFGRKGHAVGDIPGVRFKVVKVANVSLLALYKGKKERPRS